From the Arthrobacter sp. PM3 genome, one window contains:
- a CDS encoding pitrilysin family protein, which produces MTVVPLPLEQNQHADTLIHGADGGAEVRRSVLPGGVRVLTEAMPGQRSATIGFWVGVGSRDEAPGQHGSTHFLEHLLFKGTKRRTALEIASAFDEVGGESNAATAKESTCYFARVLDTDLPMAIDVIADMITGAVLDPQEMEQERDVILEEIAMDSDDPTDVAHEHFVAAVLGSHPLGRPIGGTPAAIRAVARDSVWDHYRRYYRPDELVITAAGGLDHDVVCGLVVDALHAAGWKLEPAAAPVQRRSTDRAEITGTAGLHVVKRPVEQANIIMGCPSLVATDDRRFVMSVLNAVLGGGMSSRLFQEVREKRGLVYSTYSFASSYADAGYFGMYAGCTPSKVRQVIGLLGAELDKLADDGISDEELRKAVGQLCGGIVLALEDTGSRMSRLGRAELVSGEYQDIDETLRQIKAVTAAEVQELARELAASPRTVTVVGPFEETETFGL; this is translated from the coding sequence ATGACTGTCGTCCCGCTGCCGCTTGAGCAGAACCAGCACGCAGACACCCTGATCCACGGGGCCGACGGCGGTGCCGAGGTCCGCCGCTCGGTCCTCCCCGGCGGTGTCCGCGTGCTGACCGAGGCCATGCCCGGCCAGAGGTCGGCAACCATCGGGTTCTGGGTCGGGGTGGGCTCACGCGACGAGGCCCCCGGGCAGCACGGCTCAACCCACTTCCTGGAGCACCTGCTGTTCAAGGGCACCAAGCGCCGCACGGCCCTGGAAATTGCCTCGGCGTTCGATGAGGTCGGCGGGGAATCCAACGCCGCCACCGCCAAGGAAAGCACCTGCTACTTCGCCCGTGTGCTGGACACAGACCTCCCGATGGCCATAGACGTCATCGCCGACATGATCACCGGGGCCGTCCTGGACCCGCAGGAGATGGAGCAGGAACGCGACGTCATCCTCGAGGAAATCGCCATGGACAGCGACGACCCCACCGATGTCGCGCATGAGCACTTCGTCGCCGCCGTCCTCGGATCACACCCCCTGGGCCGCCCTATCGGCGGTACCCCGGCCGCCATCCGGGCCGTCGCCCGCGATTCGGTCTGGGACCACTACCGCCGCTACTACCGGCCCGACGAGCTCGTCATCACCGCAGCCGGGGGACTGGACCACGACGTCGTCTGCGGCCTTGTGGTCGACGCCCTCCACGCCGCCGGCTGGAAGCTGGAACCCGCCGCCGCCCCGGTGCAGCGCCGCTCCACCGACCGTGCAGAAATCACCGGCACGGCCGGCCTCCACGTGGTCAAACGTCCTGTGGAACAGGCCAACATCATCATGGGCTGCCCCTCGCTGGTGGCCACCGATGACCGCCGCTTCGTCATGAGCGTGCTCAACGCCGTCCTTGGCGGCGGCATGTCCTCCCGGCTCTTCCAGGAAGTCCGGGAGAAGCGCGGACTCGTCTACTCGACGTACTCCTTCGCCTCCTCCTACGCCGACGCCGGCTACTTCGGCATGTACGCCGGGTGCACCCCGTCGAAGGTCCGGCAGGTCATCGGCCTGCTGGGTGCCGAACTGGACAAGCTGGCCGATGACGGAATCTCGGACGAGGAGCTCCGCAAGGCCGTCGGCCAGCTCTGCGGCGGCATCGTCCTTGCCCTGGAGGACACGGGATCGCGCATGTCCCGGCTGGGCCGCGCGGAACTGGTCTCCGGCGAGTACCAGGACATCGACGAGACCCTGCGCCAGATCAAGGCCGTCACCGCAGCGGAAGTCCAGGAACTGGCCCGCGAGCTCGCGGCATCCCCGCGGACCGTCACGGTGGTCGGCCCCTTCGAGGAAACCGAAACCTTCGGGCTCTGA
- a CDS encoding DUF1579 domain-containing protein yields MDRPLPGSAYEALEAFLGRWAGTTQWEATPWGPARTAASELVFARAAAGLAVTHSYRHTDADGTRSEGHGVFTMDPDRPDLLWYHVNSMGLPPEPPARASWQHGTLTVERRSDRGTARHTFRVDGGVLTHSAGLRLGAAADFTPFMATACRRVAEDAPIPV; encoded by the coding sequence GTGGACCGGCCGCTGCCAGGCAGTGCGTACGAGGCCCTTGAGGCGTTCCTGGGCCGCTGGGCGGGCACTACGCAATGGGAAGCCACCCCGTGGGGACCGGCCCGCACCGCCGCATCCGAGCTGGTCTTCGCCCGCGCGGCCGCCGGACTTGCCGTCACCCACAGCTACCGGCACACGGACGCCGACGGCACCCGGTCCGAGGGCCACGGGGTCTTCACGATGGACCCCGACCGCCCGGACCTCCTGTGGTACCACGTCAACAGCATGGGCCTGCCTCCCGAGCCGCCCGCCCGGGCCAGCTGGCAGCACGGCACCCTGACGGTGGAGCGCCGCAGCGACCGCGGCACCGCACGGCACACTTTCCGCGTGGACGGGGGCGTGCTGACGCACTCGGCCGGCCTCCGCCTGGGCGCGGCCGCCGACTTCACCCCCTTCATGGCGACGGCCTGCCGGCGCGTCGCCGAGGACGCCCCCATCCCGGTCTGA
- a CDS encoding substrate-binding domain-containing protein: MKDTKKFLMAAVMATGLALSACAPTAGPAAPGGAAQTAEPVNVGIIYSKTGPLAAYGATYYEGLQAGIDYATGGTGEVNGAKINLTYADDGGDPDKAVTAAKDLIGKGYKVIGGTASSGIALKLAEQAQQNKVLYISGPAATDAIQGINKYTFRSGRQSLQDVATAGTFIDTKGKKVVVFAQDNAFGQGNVAAVKAVLGAKGATVEPLLVAEGQELTPFARQLVDAKPDMVFVAWAGATSGTMWQALSQQGVFDAAPVVTGLGDAATFGAYGAASSKISFLNHYFPGAAGNDVEKKMIAAVEKAGKKADLFTPDGFVAGQMIVQAIKGGGSDADAMVKALEGFSFDGPKGKETVRASDHALIQDMYQAKLVQKDGSWTPELVKVVAGDSVAPPEKK; the protein is encoded by the coding sequence GTGAAGGACACAAAGAAGTTCCTGATGGCCGCCGTGATGGCCACCGGGCTCGCCCTCAGTGCGTGCGCGCCCACGGCGGGCCCGGCCGCCCCGGGCGGCGCAGCCCAGACGGCTGAACCGGTCAACGTCGGCATCATCTATTCGAAGACCGGGCCGCTGGCGGCCTACGGCGCGACGTACTACGAGGGCCTCCAAGCCGGCATCGACTACGCCACCGGCGGGACCGGGGAAGTCAACGGCGCCAAGATCAACCTGACGTACGCCGACGACGGCGGCGACCCGGACAAGGCCGTGACCGCGGCCAAGGACCTGATCGGCAAGGGCTACAAGGTCATCGGCGGTACGGCGTCCTCCGGCATCGCCCTGAAGCTCGCCGAGCAGGCCCAGCAGAACAAGGTGCTGTACATCTCCGGCCCGGCGGCGACGGACGCGATCCAGGGCATCAACAAGTACACCTTCCGCTCCGGCCGGCAGAGCCTGCAGGATGTTGCCACCGCAGGCACATTCATCGACACCAAGGGCAAGAAAGTCGTAGTGTTCGCGCAGGACAACGCGTTCGGCCAGGGCAACGTCGCCGCGGTCAAGGCCGTCCTCGGCGCCAAGGGCGCCACGGTGGAGCCCCTGCTCGTCGCGGAAGGCCAGGAACTCACCCCCTTCGCCCGCCAGCTCGTGGACGCCAAACCGGATATGGTCTTCGTGGCCTGGGCCGGGGCGACGTCCGGCACCATGTGGCAGGCCCTGAGCCAGCAGGGCGTCTTCGACGCCGCCCCCGTCGTGACCGGACTGGGCGATGCGGCAACCTTCGGCGCCTACGGCGCGGCCAGCTCGAAGATCAGCTTCCTCAACCACTACTTCCCGGGCGCTGCCGGCAACGACGTGGAGAAGAAGATGATCGCCGCCGTCGAGAAGGCCGGCAAGAAGGCAGACCTGTTCACCCCGGACGGCTTCGTTGCCGGGCAGATGATCGTCCAGGCCATCAAGGGCGGCGGCTCCGACGCCGATGCCATGGTCAAGGCCCTGGAAGGCTTCAGCTTCGACGGCCCCAAGGGCAAGGAGACCGTCCGTGCCTCGGACCACGCCCTGATCCAGGACATGTACCAGGCCAAGCTCGTGCAAAAGGACGGCAGCTGGACTCCCGAGCTCGTCAAGGTGGTTGCGGGCGATTCCGTCGCCCCGCCGGAAAAGAAGTAG
- a CDS encoding ABC transporter ATP-binding protein: MSTPALPALAVDGLGLKIGGARILADVGFTVGAGEMIGVIGPNGAGKTTLFNLVSGLMRPTAGSITLNGRDITAAPIHHRSRAGLGRTFQTSNLFPRLSVLENVRLAAQAKLGGNFSILRFPAASDEASRIARGTIAEVGLTGKLATAAGDLSHGEKRKVEIAVLLATDPAVVLLDEPMAGVASGDVPSLTAIIRDLHRERGCTVMMVEHHMDVVLGLVDRVAVMHHGSLLALDSPDAVMANPVVQSAYLGEPV, translated from the coding sequence ATGAGTACCCCAGCCCTGCCCGCCCTCGCAGTGGACGGTCTTGGCCTGAAGATCGGCGGTGCACGCATCCTCGCGGACGTGGGTTTCACGGTCGGCGCCGGCGAGATGATCGGTGTCATCGGCCCCAACGGTGCCGGCAAGACCACCTTGTTCAACCTGGTTTCCGGTCTGATGCGGCCCACCGCGGGCAGCATCACGTTGAACGGCCGGGACATCACGGCCGCGCCGATTCACCACCGGTCCAGGGCAGGGCTGGGACGGACCTTCCAGACCTCCAACCTGTTTCCCCGGCTGAGCGTGCTGGAAAACGTCCGGCTTGCCGCCCAGGCGAAACTCGGTGGCAACTTCAGCATCCTGCGCTTCCCCGCGGCCTCGGATGAGGCCTCCCGGATCGCGCGCGGCACCATCGCGGAGGTCGGGCTCACGGGCAAGCTGGCGACGGCGGCGGGGGACCTCTCGCACGGCGAGAAACGCAAAGTGGAAATCGCCGTCCTGCTGGCGACGGATCCCGCCGTCGTCCTGCTTGACGAACCGATGGCCGGGGTGGCGTCGGGGGACGTCCCGTCCCTCACCGCGATCATCCGCGACCTGCACCGGGAGCGCGGCTGCACCGTCATGATGGTCGAGCACCACATGGATGTTGTCCTGGGGTTGGTGGACCGGGTGGCTGTGATGCACCACGGCAGCCTCCTGGCCCTGGACAGCCCCGACGCCGTCATGGCCAATCCGGTCGTGCAAAGCGCCTACCTCGGAGAACCCGTATGA
- a CDS encoding ABC transporter ATP-binding protein, with protein sequence MNTAAPHAGTQARPILRVENLNASIAGQQVVEDVSFTVPATGITALLGRNGVGKTSTLKAIIGLIGRTGTVELDGERIDKDATFKIIRSGVGYVPEDREVFSKLTVAENLRLAERDTAPRRELVEELFPDLLARSAQMAGTLSGGQQQMVALARALLNTNKILLVDEPTKGLAPKIVGEVADTLAKAAKTVPILLVEQNLQVVRQLAGGAVVLSGGRVVHTGGALDFLNDAGLTQRHLGVSTDAGSPGKPVGKPAGNAVGEGAVL encoded by the coding sequence ATGAACACCGCTGCACCCCACGCCGGCACGCAGGCCCGGCCCATCCTCAGGGTTGAGAACCTCAACGCCTCGATCGCCGGGCAGCAGGTGGTGGAGGATGTGTCCTTCACCGTCCCCGCCACGGGGATCACCGCCCTGCTGGGCCGCAACGGCGTCGGCAAGACCAGCACCCTCAAGGCCATCATCGGCCTGATCGGGCGCACCGGTACCGTGGAACTCGACGGTGAACGGATCGATAAGGACGCCACGTTCAAGATCATCCGCAGCGGTGTGGGGTACGTTCCCGAAGACCGCGAGGTGTTCTCCAAACTCACGGTGGCGGAAAACCTCCGGTTGGCAGAACGCGACACCGCACCCCGCCGGGAACTCGTCGAGGAGCTCTTCCCGGACCTGCTGGCACGCTCCGCGCAGATGGCGGGGACGCTCTCCGGCGGCCAGCAGCAGATGGTGGCACTGGCCCGCGCGCTGCTGAACACGAACAAGATCCTGCTGGTCGATGAACCCACCAAGGGGCTTGCCCCCAAGATCGTGGGCGAAGTCGCCGACACCCTGGCCAAAGCGGCCAAGACCGTGCCCATCCTCCTCGTCGAGCAGAACCTGCAGGTGGTCCGCCAGCTTGCCGGCGGCGCAGTTGTGCTCTCCGGCGGGCGGGTGGTCCACACCGGCGGCGCCCTCGACTTCCTCAACGACGCCGGACTGACCCAGCGCCATCTCGGCGTTTCGACCGACGCCGGCTCCCCGGGGAAACCAGTCGGGAAACCAGCGGGGAATGCCGTCGGGGAAGGGGCCGTCCTGTGA
- a CDS encoding branched-chain amino acid ABC transporter permease, translated as MSTVVLLLFTGLGLGALYFLVAAGLSLIYGLMGVLNFAHGAFLTLGAFTGWEIARRTGADNWGTFLLSLVIGAAAGAVFAAFTEFVLIRRLYQRHIEQVLVTVGLSLAAVALFDGIWGTDPVFIQGPAWFKDTTDILGARIPNDRFVCIIAALLVLLAMVFFLKRTRYGMIIRAGVENRSMVTALGIDVRKAFTLVFTIGGAAAGLGGVLASHYFGYVSPLLGGSLLIFAFIVTVIGGLGSLTGAAIAAVAVAVLQQFANFYLGGTGDFVVVLALALVLLFRPTGLLGRTS; from the coding sequence GTGAGCACCGTCGTCCTGCTTCTCTTCACGGGTCTCGGCCTGGGTGCGCTCTACTTCCTCGTCGCCGCGGGCCTGTCGCTGATCTACGGGCTGATGGGCGTGCTGAACTTCGCGCACGGCGCGTTCCTGACGCTGGGTGCCTTTACCGGCTGGGAAATCGCCCGCCGCACCGGCGCGGACAACTGGGGCACGTTCCTGCTCTCCCTCGTGATCGGCGCCGCCGCCGGCGCCGTGTTCGCTGCATTCACGGAGTTCGTCCTGATCCGCCGGCTGTACCAGCGGCACATCGAACAGGTGCTTGTCACGGTGGGCCTCTCACTGGCCGCGGTGGCCCTCTTCGACGGCATTTGGGGGACCGACCCGGTGTTCATCCAAGGCCCGGCCTGGTTCAAGGACACTACCGACATCCTCGGCGCCCGGATCCCCAACGACCGCTTTGTCTGCATCATCGCCGCCCTCCTGGTGCTGCTGGCGATGGTGTTCTTCCTGAAGAGGACGCGCTACGGCATGATCATCCGTGCCGGCGTGGAGAACCGCTCCATGGTCACCGCGCTGGGGATCGACGTCCGCAAGGCCTTCACCCTCGTCTTCACCATCGGCGGAGCCGCGGCCGGCCTCGGCGGGGTCCTCGCCTCGCACTATTTCGGCTACGTGTCGCCGCTGCTGGGCGGCTCGCTGCTGATCTTCGCCTTCATCGTCACGGTGATCGGCGGCCTCGGTTCGCTGACCGGGGCGGCGATCGCCGCCGTCGCCGTCGCCGTCCTGCAGCAGTTCGCGAACTTCTACCTTGGCGGCACCGGCGACTTCGTCGTCGTGTTGGCCCTGGCGCTCGTGCTGCTGTTCCGCCCCACCGGCCTCCTCGGGAGAACGTCATGA
- a CDS encoding branched-chain amino acid ABC transporter permease, which yields MTTDTDTASTDGGTTPQPGINRSRKPDAGGGPRWPRAGFRGRAVAVRAAGVAGVLLLVLLPLLNISLPGVLPGPTYTPGSLQLLAMCMLMAAAALTYHLLLGVAGLLSFGHALYFGAGVYGLAIILQNLDIPLLPAMGLTLLIVVVLAHVVGSISLRVSGIPFAMVTLAFAQAGSVIVGRNPEGRTGGDEGLTLRTDNLPEFLVGVVNTPNLYWLALAVLVAVFAIVTWVQFSRAGHAAAAVRENELRVRVLGLQPYLVKLLVFVVSAVLVCIIGMVFLLLQSGAVPRAMSADLTITLLVMVVLGGVGSRWGAVIGGVFYTLLDQRLTALANSEAVKALPDVLRVPLSEPLFILGTLFVLVVLFLPGGLTGTAERLAQRRGGRRAEQSREILEEAA from the coding sequence ATGACCACAGACACCGACACCGCCAGCACCGACGGCGGGACAACGCCACAGCCGGGGATCAACAGGTCCCGGAAACCCGACGCCGGGGGAGGACCCCGCTGGCCGCGCGCCGGGTTCCGGGGCCGCGCGGTCGCAGTCCGGGCCGCCGGCGTGGCCGGGGTACTGCTCCTGGTCCTGCTGCCGCTGCTGAACATCTCCCTGCCGGGCGTGCTGCCCGGCCCCACCTACACGCCAGGGTCCTTGCAGCTGCTGGCCATGTGCATGCTGATGGCCGCGGCGGCGCTGACGTACCACCTGCTGCTCGGGGTAGCCGGGCTGTTGTCCTTCGGGCATGCCCTGTACTTCGGCGCCGGCGTCTACGGGCTGGCGATCATCCTGCAGAACCTGGATATCCCGCTGCTGCCGGCGATGGGACTGACCCTGCTGATCGTGGTTGTGCTGGCCCATGTGGTGGGCAGCATCAGCCTGCGGGTCAGCGGCATCCCGTTCGCCATGGTCACGCTCGCGTTCGCGCAGGCCGGCTCGGTGATTGTGGGCCGTAATCCCGAGGGCCGGACCGGCGGCGATGAGGGTCTGACGCTGCGCACCGACAACCTGCCGGAATTCCTGGTGGGCGTGGTCAACACCCCCAACCTGTACTGGCTGGCGCTGGCCGTGCTCGTCGCGGTGTTCGCGATCGTCACCTGGGTGCAGTTCTCGCGCGCCGGGCACGCCGCCGCCGCGGTGCGGGAGAACGAACTCCGCGTCCGCGTCCTGGGCCTGCAGCCCTACCTGGTGAAACTGCTGGTCTTCGTGGTCTCCGCCGTCCTGGTCTGCATCATCGGCATGGTCTTCCTGCTGCTGCAAAGCGGCGCCGTGCCCCGGGCCATGTCCGCGGACCTCACGATCACGCTGTTGGTCATGGTGGTCCTCGGCGGCGTCGGATCCCGCTGGGGGGCCGTGATCGGCGGGGTGTTCTACACACTCCTTGACCAGCGGCTGACGGCGCTCGCCAACTCCGAGGCCGTCAAAGCGCTCCCGGACGTCCTGCGCGTACCATTGTCCGAACCCCTGTTTATTCTCGGCACGCTCTTCGTCCTGGTGGTGCTCTTCCTGCCGGGCGGCCTCACCGGAACCGCCGAGCGGCTGGCGCAGCGCCGCGGGGGCCGGCGTGCCGAACAGTCCCGCGAAATCCTGGAGGAAGCCGCATGA
- a CDS encoding class I adenylate-forming enzyme family protein: MSTSQVPLHAEGLHTLGRWTTDRSIATPHRVAIDDRGCTLLYGELERRASALAAGFRAAGYGIGDRIASLTGNSSDHVVAFFACAKAGLVLVPLSWRLSPRELAAQLELAEPQLLLVEGDLDTLAAAACALLPHRPRTAALGPGGVERVVPPPSRVLPSVPADGAALRRVVRDDDALLMIFTSGTEGASKAAVLTHANCFWNNLSLSRTLDMGSNDVVLAVLPQFHVGGWNIQPLLAWWVGATVVLERGFDPGRVLQLIAERGVTMLMGVPTQYLMLAEHPDFAHAELGSLRHAVVGGAPMPAPLLRIWHRRGVALSQGYGLTEASPNVLCLPNDDAERMVGYSGKPYPHVAVAVADPVTGEILDGAASGELLVGGPGVFAGYFRDPAATAAVLTGGWLRTGDLVERDADGYIKVVDRLKDIYISGGENVAPAEVEAALLAHPAVAQAAVVGVEDPHWGESGMAFVVIRPGMATDEQELLEHCSSRLARFKVPARIETVAALPRTALNKVLRARLRQELAGRERAGRPSSRNGSPAGGRA, encoded by the coding sequence ATGAGCACGTCACAGGTCCCCCTCCACGCGGAGGGCCTGCACACCCTGGGCCGCTGGACCACCGACCGCAGCATCGCCACCCCGCACCGGGTTGCCATCGATGACCGCGGCTGCACCCTGCTCTACGGCGAGCTGGAGCGCCGGGCCTCGGCCCTGGCAGCCGGGTTCCGCGCAGCCGGCTACGGCATCGGGGACCGGATCGCCAGCCTGACCGGCAACAGCTCAGACCACGTGGTGGCGTTCTTCGCCTGCGCCAAGGCCGGGCTGGTGCTGGTCCCGCTGTCCTGGCGGCTCTCGCCCCGGGAACTCGCGGCCCAGCTCGAGCTCGCCGAGCCGCAGCTGCTGCTGGTGGAGGGCGACCTCGACACCCTCGCCGCGGCCGCGTGCGCGCTGCTGCCGCACCGGCCGCGGACCGCGGCCCTCGGTCCCGGCGGAGTGGAACGGGTTGTCCCGCCGCCCTCGCGCGTACTGCCGTCAGTGCCCGCTGACGGCGCCGCCCTGCGGCGGGTGGTACGCGACGACGACGCCCTGCTGATGATCTTCACCTCCGGCACCGAGGGCGCCAGCAAGGCTGCCGTCCTGACCCACGCCAACTGCTTCTGGAACAACCTTTCGCTGTCCCGGACCCTGGACATGGGCTCGAACGACGTCGTGCTGGCTGTGCTGCCGCAGTTCCACGTCGGCGGCTGGAACATCCAGCCGCTGCTCGCCTGGTGGGTCGGGGCCACGGTGGTGCTCGAGCGCGGGTTCGATCCGGGCCGCGTCCTGCAGCTCATTGCGGAGCGCGGCGTGACCATGCTGATGGGCGTGCCGACCCAGTACCTGATGCTGGCCGAACACCCGGACTTTGCCCACGCCGAGCTCGGGAGCCTGCGCCACGCGGTGGTGGGCGGGGCGCCGATGCCGGCGCCGCTGCTGCGGATCTGGCACCGCCGGGGAGTGGCCCTGAGCCAGGGGTACGGGCTGACCGAGGCCTCGCCCAACGTGCTGTGCCTGCCCAACGATGACGCCGAACGGATGGTGGGCTACTCCGGCAAACCGTACCCGCACGTTGCCGTCGCCGTGGCGGATCCTGTCACCGGGGAAATCCTCGACGGCGCCGCCAGCGGCGAGCTGCTGGTGGGAGGTCCGGGCGTGTTTGCCGGCTACTTCCGCGACCCTGCCGCCACGGCGGCCGTCCTCACCGGCGGCTGGCTGCGCACCGGCGACCTCGTGGAGCGCGACGCCGACGGGTACATCAAAGTGGTGGACCGGCTCAAGGACATCTACATCTCCGGCGGCGAAAACGTGGCGCCGGCCGAGGTCGAGGCCGCTCTGCTGGCCCATCCCGCGGTGGCGCAGGCCGCCGTCGTCGGGGTGGAGGACCCGCACTGGGGCGAAAGCGGCATGGCGTTCGTGGTGATCCGTCCCGGCATGGCGACCGATGAGCAGGAACTGCTGGAACACTGTTCGTCCCGGCTGGCACGCTTCAAGGTGCCGGCCAGGATTGAGACGGTGGCTGCGCTGCCCCGCACGGCCCTGAACAAGGTGCTCCGCGCCAGGCTGCGCCAGGAACTGGCCGGACGCGAACGGGCCGGGCGGCCTTCGTCAAGGAACGGCTCCCCGGCAGGAGGCCGGGCATGA
- a CDS encoding TetR/AcrR family transcriptional regulator, whose amino-acid sequence MSATPRTARGTRTRGKLLEAAESVFASVGYHEASIVKITEAAGVGLGTFYLYFDGKQAIFDEVVEDLNRRVRHAMTDAARSAGTRLEAERAGFRAFFRFTAQHPALYRIIRQAEFVSPGALRLHYTRIVNGYIEGLKAAQLSGEVRQMDPTVAAWALMGIGELIGMRWVLWDEEGTEPAAGARPDVPEEVFEEMMQFIERALAPAPGPAPATPATPAPPQEGTVP is encoded by the coding sequence ATGAGCGCCACACCACGCACCGCCCGCGGCACGCGTACCCGTGGCAAGCTGCTCGAAGCCGCAGAGTCGGTTTTCGCCTCGGTGGGCTACCACGAGGCCTCAATCGTCAAGATCACCGAAGCGGCCGGCGTCGGCCTCGGCACCTTCTACCTGTACTTCGACGGCAAGCAGGCCATCTTCGACGAGGTGGTCGAGGACCTGAACCGGCGGGTGCGGCACGCCATGACGGACGCAGCCCGCAGCGCCGGCACCCGGCTGGAAGCGGAGCGGGCCGGTTTCCGGGCCTTCTTCCGCTTCACGGCCCAGCACCCTGCCCTCTACCGGATCATCCGCCAGGCCGAGTTCGTCTCGCCCGGCGCCCTGCGGCTGCACTACACCAGGATCGTCAACGGCTACATCGAGGGCCTGAAAGCGGCCCAGCTCAGCGGCGAAGTCCGCCAGATGGACCCCACCGTGGCCGCCTGGGCCCTGATGGGCATCGGCGAGTTGATCGGCATGCGCTGGGTCCTTTGGGACGAGGAAGGCACCGAACCCGCCGCCGGCGCCCGCCCCGACGTTCCCGAAGAAGTCTTCGAGGAAATGATGCAGTTCATCGAACGGGCCCTGGCGCCCGCGCCCGGCCCTGCGCCGGCAACACCTGCCACCCCCGCCCCGCCCCAGGAAGGGACAGTTCCATGA
- a CDS encoding alpha/beta hydrolase, translated as MTQTASKDTYRTANVPVRGGTLHTAIWGPDDPGTPTILAVHGVTASHKAWPYLAEALPEVRIIAPDLRGRGRSNSLPAPYGMPSHAEDLAAVLEALAPGPVVVVGHSMGAFASLVLANLFPERVSSLVLVDGGLPLQVPAGISDAEVISSVLGPAAERLNATFPSREVYRSFWRQHPAFSADWGPLVEAYVDYDLTGEEPELRPATRYQAMAEDTAELHRGASLLKALDELAVDTVVLRAPRGLLNEPAALYAPGYLDEWAAKLLSLRVREVPDVNHYTIVMGSPGAAAVAESVREALRTQ; from the coding sequence ATGACCCAGACAGCCAGCAAGGACACCTACCGCACCGCCAACGTGCCGGTCCGCGGCGGCACCCTGCACACCGCGATCTGGGGACCTGACGACCCCGGTACCCCGACCATCCTGGCCGTCCACGGGGTCACCGCCTCGCACAAGGCCTGGCCCTACCTGGCCGAGGCGCTGCCGGAGGTCCGGATCATCGCCCCGGACCTGCGCGGCCGGGGCCGCAGCAACTCGCTGCCGGCACCGTACGGCATGCCCTCGCACGCGGAGGACCTTGCGGCGGTGCTCGAGGCCCTGGCGCCGGGGCCCGTCGTCGTTGTCGGGCATTCCATGGGCGCCTTCGCCTCCCTGGTCCTGGCGAACCTGTTCCCCGAACGGGTCAGCTCGCTGGTGCTCGTGGACGGCGGCCTGCCGCTCCAGGTCCCGGCGGGCATCTCCGACGCTGAGGTCATCTCGTCGGTGCTGGGTCCTGCGGCGGAGCGCCTCAACGCGACCTTCCCGAGCCGGGAGGTGTACCGCTCCTTCTGGCGGCAGCACCCGGCCTTCAGCGCGGACTGGGGACCGCTCGTGGAAGCGTACGTGGACTACGACCTCACCGGTGAGGAACCGGAGCTTCGGCCCGCTACGCGCTACCAGGCGATGGCCGAGGACACCGCGGAGCTGCACCGCGGCGCCTCGCTGCTGAAAGCGCTGGACGAACTGGCAGTCGACACCGTGGTCCTCCGGGCGCCGCGGGGCCTGCTCAACGAACCGGCCGCCCTCTACGCGCCAGGCTACCTGGATGAGTGGGCCGCGAAGTTGCTGTCCCTGCGGGTCCGGGAGGTGCCGGACGTCAACCACTACACGATCGTCATGGGCAGCCCGGGCGCCGCCGCGGTCGCAGAGTCCGTCCGTGAGGCCCTCAGAACGCAATGA